In Oculatellaceae cyanobacterium, a single window of DNA contains:
- the pstC gene encoding phosphate ABC transporter permease subunit PstC: protein MSLSLSDTLLIWTLRGCAILAGAIALLILIFLILEALPVLQQVGLFRFFTDASWNPVEGLYNLTPMLLGSVLAMVGSVLVATPLGIFSAVFCHYYAPAAIANLYRRLIELLAGIPSVVYGFWGLVVLVPLIGRIQPPGTSLSAGIAILTIMILPTIALSSDASLAKVPPEYLKGAAALGLSRWGTIWGVVFPAAKSGLFTGLILEIGRAIGETMAILMVCGNVVQIPQSLFDPIRTLTANIALEMAYATAEHRAALFVSGLMLMLIILVLVVAAEVISQGRIYD, encoded by the coding sequence TTGTCTCTCTCTCTAAGTGATACGTTGCTAATTTGGACGTTGCGGGGATGCGCGATTTTAGCTGGAGCGATCGCACTTTTAATTTTAATCTTCCTCATCCTAGAAGCGTTACCCGTTCTGCAGCAAGTCGGATTATTCCGCTTCTTTACCGATGCGTCTTGGAATCCCGTCGAAGGATTATACAACCTTACCCCGATGCTTTTGGGCAGTGTATTGGCAATGGTTGGTTCGGTGCTGGTTGCAACGCCTTTGGGTATTTTCTCTGCCGTGTTCTGCCACTATTATGCTCCCGCCGCGATCGCCAATTTATATCGGCGACTCATTGAGTTACTAGCGGGAATTCCCTCAGTTGTTTACGGTTTTTGGGGTTTAGTCGTACTCGTTCCCCTGATTGGACGCATTCAACCTCCAGGAACCAGTCTTAGTGCGGGAATCGCCATCCTCACGATTATGATTCTGCCAACCATTGCCCTTTCCTCAGATGCTAGCTTGGCAAAAGTTCCTCCAGAATACCTCAAGGGTGCAGCCGCATTGGGACTTTCTCGTTGGGGAACCATTTGGGGGGTGGTCTTTCCTGCGGCTAAATCTGGATTGTTTACGGGTTTAATTCTGGAAATCGGACGCGCTATTGGGGAAACAATGGCAATTTTGATGGTTTGCGGCAATGTAGTGCAAATTCCTCAAAGTTTGTTTGACCCCATTCGCACCTTAACCGCCAATATTGCTCTAGAAATGGCGTATGCAACAGCCGAGCATCGTGCGGCGCTTTTCGTTAGCGGGTTGATGCTAATGCTGATTATCTTGGTACTGGTAGTTGCCGCCGAAGTCATTAGTCAAGGGCGAATTTATGACTGA